A single genomic interval of Geotrypetes seraphini chromosome 1, aGeoSer1.1, whole genome shotgun sequence harbors:
- the MINAR2 gene encoding major intrinsically disordered NOTCH2-binding receptor 1-like has translation MDLSVLPNNNHPEKFLRLDVKTLMMSPAFLHARQWHNRVYVQRETRSLAEPQDLDSGGGSPVLIDEALSKHISSVTLKSTIKSNPLYQHTRISGGLEERKKQPSWTIQEYDKQSAYPNLANYMQENPNDLQYWLEDIYTPGYDSLLRKKEREKKHTRCCQIVLLVIFTVCVFIVIVTVSILFT, from the exons ATGGACCTGTCTGTTTTGCCAAACAACAATCATCCTGAGAAGTTTCTGCGACTGGATGTGAAGACTCTAATGATGAGCCCGGCGTTTCTGCATGCCAGGCAATGGCACAACCGTGTTTATGTACAG AGAGAAACAAGAAGCCTTGCTGAACCCCAAGATTTGGATTCAGGTGGAGGTAGCCCAGTCTTAATAGATGAAGCTCTTAGTAAACACATTTCGTCTGTCACCTTAAAATCTACAATTAAGAGCAACCCTTTATATCAACACACCAGGATTTCTGGCGGATTGGAGGAGAGAAAAAAGCAACCTTCCTGGACCATTCAAGAATACGACAAGCAATCAGCTTATCCCAACCTTGCTAACTACATGCAG GAGAATCCTAATGACCTCCAGTATTGGCTGGAAGATATTTATACACCGGGATATGATTCCTTACTGAGGAAGAAAGAGCGAGAGAAGAAACATACCAGATGCTGTCAGATCGTACTACTTGTAATATTCACTGTGTGTGTTTTTATTGTCATAGTTACtgttagcattctgttcacctga